In Luxibacter massiliensis, the genomic stretch TGTTTCATCCAGTAAAGATGCTGGCGGCAGGTGCGATTTCTTATCATGCAGATGCAACGGAGCTTTTGAAAGAACTGATTCAGATTACACAGGCAGCGCTATTGGTAGAGTAGATATATGCGGGAATTTGTCCGATATTTATAGAGGACAAACCCGCATATATTTAAAAAAATTAATAAACGATTATTCGTTTATAAAATAAATATCAGGAGGAACTTTTATGAACAGAGCAGAAGTTTTGAAAAACTTCAGAAACGCAGGTACTTTTTATCTGACTACGGTGGATGAGGAACACAAGCCTAAGGCACGTCCTTACGGATTTCTTATGGACTACGATGGGAAGCTGTGCTTTACTACCAATGAAAATAAGTCCACCTACAAGCAGCTTATGGGAAATCCTTATGTGGAGCTTGTGGCTATGACAAATCAGTTTGGCTGGCTGCGTGTCAGCGGCAAAGCGGTCAAGTTCACAACGGGGGATGCTTGCGCCAGAGCACTTTCCGAAATGCCGATGCTTGCGCAGAATTATGCTGTCTATGGCGGCAAATTTGATGTGTTCGCATTGAAGGAAGCAGTCGCAGATTATTACACATTTAGCAAAACAGGCGAGATTATCAAGCAATCAGAATATCTGGACTGAATTGATAAATCAAAATTAAATTTTAGGAGGAATATCAAATGTCAAAGAAAGTTGTTGTACTAAACGGAAGTCCCGTAGCAGGAGGGTGTTCCGAAACATTGTCTGATTATCTGATCCAAGGCGTTCAGGAGAATGGCAATACAGCCGTAAAAATGAACCTTAGTAAAATGAATCTACATCCGTGTATCGGCTGTAATGGCTGTAAGATGGGCAAAGGGAATCCTTGTGTCCAGAATGACGATATGACAGAGGTTTACCAGGTAAT encodes the following:
- a CDS encoding pyridoxamine 5'-phosphate oxidase family protein → MNRAEVLKNFRNAGTFYLTTVDEEHKPKARPYGFLMDYDGKLCFTTNENKSTYKQLMGNPYVELVAMTNQFGWLRVSGKAVKFTTGDACARALSEMPMLAQNYAVYGGKFDVFALKEAVADYYTFSKTGEIIKQSEYLD